A DNA window from Vigna angularis cultivar LongXiaoDou No.4 chromosome 1, ASM1680809v1, whole genome shotgun sequence contains the following coding sequences:
- the LOC108343029 gene encoding auxin efflux carrier component 4-like isoform X1, translated as MISWTDLYTVLTAVIPLYVAMILAYGSVRWWKIFSPDQCSGINRFVAIFAVPLLSFHFISSNNPYAMNFRFIAADTLQKIIMLFALAIWTNFTANGSLEWMITIFSLSTLPNTLVMGIPLLIAMYGDYSGQLMVQVVVLQCIIWYTLLLFLFEYRGAKLLIMEQFPETAASIVSFKVDSDVVSLDGRDFLETDAEVGDDGKLHVTVRKSNASRRSFMMTPRPSNLTGAEIYSLSSSRNPTPRGSNFNHADFYSMMGYAPRHSNFGAADLYSVQSTSRGVTPRPSNFEENSAPAPQAISSPRFGFYPAVQTVPSAYPAPNPEFSSGLTKSVSKNSQTQPQPQSQPQAPAQAPQVAQPPNSSSKASHDAKELHMFVWSSSASPVSEAGGLHVFSGADFGASDQSGRSDQGAKEIRMLVADEHPQNGEANKAEGEFRGEDLKFPGKEGEQAEEEAEKAGAAGPNKLGSSSTAELHPKSGVGVAGKHMPPASVMTRLILIMVWRKLIRNPNTYSSLIGVIWSLVAFRWHVHMPKIIEKSISILSDAGLGMAMFSLGLFMALQPNIIACGNSVATFAMAVRFLTGPAVMAAASIAVGLRGTLLRVAIVQAALPQGIVPFVFAKEYNVHPAILSTGVIFGMLIALPITLVYYILLGL; from the exons ATGATAAGCTGGACCGATTTGTACACCGTCTTGACGGCGGTCATTCCCCTCTATGTCGCCATGATCTTAGCATACGGTTCGGTACGCTGGTGGAAGATCTTCTCGCCGGACCAATGCTCCGGCATAAACCGCTTCGTCGCGATCTTTGCGGTTCCCCTTCTTTCCTTCCACTTCATCTCCAGCAACAACCCTTACGCCATGAACTTCCGCTTCATCGCTGCCGACACGCTCCAGAAAATCATCATGCTCTTTGCTTTGGCAATCTGGACCAACTTCACCGCCAACGGCAGCTTGGAGTGGATGATTACCATTTTCTCCCTCTCTACATTGCCCAACACGCTGGTCATGGGTATCCCGCTCCTTATCGCCATGTACGGCGATTATTCCGGCCAGCTCATGGTCCAGGTGGTGGTGCTCCAGTGCATCATCTGGTACaccctcctcctcttcctcttcgAGTACCGCGGCGCCAAGCTCTTAATCATGGAACAGTTCCCCGAAACCGCTGCTTCCATAGTTTCCTTCAAGGTCGACTCCGACGTCGTTTCGCTCGACGGGAGAGATTTCCTCGAAACCGATGCTGAAGTCGGCGACGATGGGAAGCTCCACGTCACCGTTAGGAAGTCCAATGCTTCTAGAAGATCCTTCATGATGACACCTCGCCCGTCTAACCTCACCGGTGCCGAGATTTACAGCCTCAGCTCCTCCCGTAACCCCACGCCACGTGGCTCCAACTTCAACCACGCGGATTTCTACTCCATGATGGGGTACGCTCCTAGGCATTCTAACTTCGGCGCTGCGGATTTGTACTCCGTGCAGTCCACGTCACGCGGAGTCACGCCGAGGCCCTCCAATTTCGAAGAGAACTCTGCACCCGCACCGCAGGCTATCAGCTCCCCAAGGTTCGGCTTCTACCCCGCCGTGCAGACCGTGCCCTCTGCCTACCCTGCTCCCAACCCGGAATTCTCTTCTGGGTTAACGAAGAGTGTGAGCAAGAATTCGCAGACGCAGCCACAGCCTCAGTCTCAGCCGCAGGCTCCAGCTCAAGCTCCTCAAGTTGCTCAACCGCCCAACAGTAGTAGCAAAGCCAGCCACGACGCTAAGGAGCTCCACATGTTCGTGTGGAGCTCCAGCGCCTCACCGGTTTCTGAAGCCGGTGGCCTCCATGTATTCAGTGGAGCCGATTTCGGAGCTTCCGACCAATCGGGCCGCTCCGATCAAGGTGCCAAGGAGATTAGGATGTTAGTAGCGGACGAACACCCTCAAAATGGAGAAGCTAACAAAG CAGAAGGAGAATTTAGGGGTGAAGATTTGAAGTTTCCAGGGAAAGAAGGTGAACAGGCGGAGGAAGAAGCAGAGAAAGCGGGCGCCGCCGGGCCCAACAAGCTGGGTTCCAGTTCAACGGCGGAGCTACACCCGAAATCGGGCGTAGGCGTGGCGGGGAAACACATGCCTCCGGCGAGTGTGATGACTCGTCTGATACTGATTATGGTGTGGCGGAAGCTTATCCGCAACCCCAACACTTACTCTAGCCTCATTGGTGTGATCTGGTCTCTGGTGGCGTTTAG GTGGCATGTGCACATGCCCAAAATAATAGAGAAATCAATCTCCATACTGTCTGATGCTGGTCTTGGAATGGCTATGTTCAGCTTGG GTCTCTTCATGGCTCTTCAACCCAATATAATTGCGTGTGGGAACTCAGTTGCAACATTTGCCATGGCTGTTCGATTCCTCACAGGTCCCGCCGTCATGGCTGCAGCTTCCATCGCTGTTGGCCTACGTGGCACTCTCTTACGTGTAGCTATTGTTCAG GCTGCACTTCCGCAAGGGATTGTTCCATTTGTGTTTGCCAAGGAATACAACGTTCATCCAGCCATTCTCAGCACAGG GGTTATATTTGGGATGCTGATAGCTCTACCAATTACTCTAGTCTACTACATATTACTTGGTTTGTAA
- the LOC108343029 gene encoding auxin efflux carrier component 4-like: MISWTDLYTVLTAVIPLYVAMILAYGSVRWWKIFSPDQCSGINRFVAIFAVPLLSFHFISSNNPYAMNFRFIAADTLQKIIMLFALAIWTNFTANGSLEWMITIFSLSTLPNTLVMGIPLLIAMYGDYSGQLMVQVVVLQCIIWYTLLLFLFEYRGAKLLIMEQFPETAASIVSFKVDSDVVSLDGRDFLETDAEVGDDGKLHVTVRKSNASRRSFMMTPRPSNLTGAEIYSLSSSRNPTPRGSNFNHADFYSMMGYAPRHSNFGAADLYSVQSTSRGVTPRPSNFEENSAPAPQAISSPRFGFYPAVQTVPSAYPAPNPEFSSGLTKSVSKNSQTQPQPQSQPQAPAQAPQVAQPPNSSSKASHDAKELHMFVWSSSASPVSEAGGLHVFSGADFGASDQSGRSDQGAKEIRMLVADEHPQNGEANKATAEGEFRGEDLKFPGKEGEQAEEEAEKAGAAGPNKLGSSSTAELHPKSGVGVAGKHMPPASVMTRLILIMVWRKLIRNPNTYSSLIGVIWSLVAFRWHVHMPKIIEKSISILSDAGLGMAMFSLGLFMALQPNIIACGNSVATFAMAVRFLTGPAVMAAASIAVGLRGTLLRVAIVQAALPQGIVPFVFAKEYNVHPAILSTGVIFGMLIALPITLVYYILLGL; this comes from the exons ATGATAAGCTGGACCGATTTGTACACCGTCTTGACGGCGGTCATTCCCCTCTATGTCGCCATGATCTTAGCATACGGTTCGGTACGCTGGTGGAAGATCTTCTCGCCGGACCAATGCTCCGGCATAAACCGCTTCGTCGCGATCTTTGCGGTTCCCCTTCTTTCCTTCCACTTCATCTCCAGCAACAACCCTTACGCCATGAACTTCCGCTTCATCGCTGCCGACACGCTCCAGAAAATCATCATGCTCTTTGCTTTGGCAATCTGGACCAACTTCACCGCCAACGGCAGCTTGGAGTGGATGATTACCATTTTCTCCCTCTCTACATTGCCCAACACGCTGGTCATGGGTATCCCGCTCCTTATCGCCATGTACGGCGATTATTCCGGCCAGCTCATGGTCCAGGTGGTGGTGCTCCAGTGCATCATCTGGTACaccctcctcctcttcctcttcgAGTACCGCGGCGCCAAGCTCTTAATCATGGAACAGTTCCCCGAAACCGCTGCTTCCATAGTTTCCTTCAAGGTCGACTCCGACGTCGTTTCGCTCGACGGGAGAGATTTCCTCGAAACCGATGCTGAAGTCGGCGACGATGGGAAGCTCCACGTCACCGTTAGGAAGTCCAATGCTTCTAGAAGATCCTTCATGATGACACCTCGCCCGTCTAACCTCACCGGTGCCGAGATTTACAGCCTCAGCTCCTCCCGTAACCCCACGCCACGTGGCTCCAACTTCAACCACGCGGATTTCTACTCCATGATGGGGTACGCTCCTAGGCATTCTAACTTCGGCGCTGCGGATTTGTACTCCGTGCAGTCCACGTCACGCGGAGTCACGCCGAGGCCCTCCAATTTCGAAGAGAACTCTGCACCCGCACCGCAGGCTATCAGCTCCCCAAGGTTCGGCTTCTACCCCGCCGTGCAGACCGTGCCCTCTGCCTACCCTGCTCCCAACCCGGAATTCTCTTCTGGGTTAACGAAGAGTGTGAGCAAGAATTCGCAGACGCAGCCACAGCCTCAGTCTCAGCCGCAGGCTCCAGCTCAAGCTCCTCAAGTTGCTCAACCGCCCAACAGTAGTAGCAAAGCCAGCCACGACGCTAAGGAGCTCCACATGTTCGTGTGGAGCTCCAGCGCCTCACCGGTTTCTGAAGCCGGTGGCCTCCATGTATTCAGTGGAGCCGATTTCGGAGCTTCCGACCAATCGGGCCGCTCCGATCAAGGTGCCAAGGAGATTAGGATGTTAGTAGCGGACGAACACCCTCAAAATGGAGAAGCTAACAAAG CTACAGCAGAAGGAGAATTTAGGGGTGAAGATTTGAAGTTTCCAGGGAAAGAAGGTGAACAGGCGGAGGAAGAAGCAGAGAAAGCGGGCGCCGCCGGGCCCAACAAGCTGGGTTCCAGTTCAACGGCGGAGCTACACCCGAAATCGGGCGTAGGCGTGGCGGGGAAACACATGCCTCCGGCGAGTGTGATGACTCGTCTGATACTGATTATGGTGTGGCGGAAGCTTATCCGCAACCCCAACACTTACTCTAGCCTCATTGGTGTGATCTGGTCTCTGGTGGCGTTTAG GTGGCATGTGCACATGCCCAAAATAATAGAGAAATCAATCTCCATACTGTCTGATGCTGGTCTTGGAATGGCTATGTTCAGCTTGG GTCTCTTCATGGCTCTTCAACCCAATATAATTGCGTGTGGGAACTCAGTTGCAACATTTGCCATGGCTGTTCGATTCCTCACAGGTCCCGCCGTCATGGCTGCAGCTTCCATCGCTGTTGGCCTACGTGGCACTCTCTTACGTGTAGCTATTGTTCAG GCTGCACTTCCGCAAGGGATTGTTCCATTTGTGTTTGCCAAGGAATACAACGTTCATCCAGCCATTCTCAGCACAGG GGTTATATTTGGGATGCTGATAGCTCTACCAATTACTCTAGTCTACTACATATTACTTGGTTTGTAA